The Synergistaceae bacterium sequence CATATAAATTTAACGTTAATACGTAGTCAACTTCTTGATCTGATCCCAAACGCTCTCCAGCTTTTTTCTTTTCTTCACGAGTATTATATTGCGTTTTCTGCCATGCCTTATAGTATGCTTCTTGATCTTGAATAGACGAAATATCTAAAAAACATGTGACTCCATCGTCACGATATATTTCAATGAAATTTGCTGCAAATAATAATGAAGGCACAAACGACAACACTAACGCTAATATTAAAGACTGCATTACTTTTTTCATAATCGCATCTCCTTACTATTAATGTCTAAAAAAACATGCAATTCCTATGCTGCTTTTACTGAAATTTCTAGTCTTATAAAAATACAAAATAAGACCTGCATTTGTAAGGTACAAAGATTATTATTTATCTAGACTCATTGTATAGGTTATCTTTGCGACAGACAAGGATAATATCTTTTTACTACATAGTTAATCACGACTTCGTTCTCATAAATGTACGCTTTATTTTAAGCGAAGCAAGGAGATGTTTATATATTACTTAGTATTTTATCAAATAAAAAAACAGACCTGACATAATCAGGTCTGTTTTGAATATTTGGTGGAGACGCGGAGATTCGAACTCCGGTCCAACAGGGGCCAGCCTAGGAGGCTCTACGAGTGTAGTCCCTACTTTAAATTTCGGTCCTGAATCCCCCAGAGACAGGGTAAACAGTGCCTAGTTTTCCCTAGAGTCTCGAATTTCACCCAGAAAACGTTGGTGAGATTCCAGTCATCTTTGTGTCGCCCTTCTACTGCCCGATGACGGAAGCTGTAGAGAGCGCGCTACTTAATTAAGCAGCGAGTGCGTAATCGTTATTGACGATTATGTTTTTGGAGCCGGATTAGCGAGGTTTCTCCATCCTCGACCCGCTCCTCCCGACCCTCCATCCTGCTGTCGAAACCAGTCGTCCCCATATTTAGTTGTTCAAGGTGCTACTGCTTGAATTATCTTTCGCCGCGTATTTCCTGGCGAATTGCTCTATCTATTCTGCGTGCGGCATCTTTTTCTGCATCGCTGTCGCGTTTATCGTAAAGTTTCTTGCCTTTTGCTATGGCAAGCTCACATTTGGCATATTTGCCCTCTTTTATGTAAATCTTTAACGGAATGAGAGTGAGCCCTTTTTCCTGAGTTTTCGAAACTAATTTTCTTATTTCGGATCTGTGAACAAGAAGTTTGCGTACTCTCATTGGGTCTTTATTATAATAGGAACCCATTTTGTACGGTGATATATGGACGTTGTAAAGCCACAGCTCTCCTTTTTCCACTCTCGCAAATCCATCTTTAATGTTTACTTGACCTGCTCTGACTGATTTTATTTCTGTGCCAGAGAGTACAATGCCAGTTTCGAAGGATTCAACTATAAAATATTCATGGCGGGCTTTTCTGTTTTGAGCCACTGTTTTGTCTTCGGGCATTGATCTCACCTCGCTTTAAAACTATATCAGAGTATGATGATTATTCAAATAGTAATACTACGGAATAAAGAAACACCTTCCACATACTGTGAAGGTGTTGTTTTTTAAATGGTCGGGGCGAGAAGAGTTGAACTTCCGACCTCCTGGTCCCGAACCAGGCACGCTAACCAGACTGCGCTACGCCCCGACTAAAGCGGTGAAATTATAACACCCAGGCCAGAGCTCGTCAACTTTCAGAGGCTCTTTTGAGCCTATCTGAAAGGGCGATGCCTATCCCGTTCTGCTCCGGTATTTCTGCGACAATGAGCTCGATATCTTTCTCTTCCACTTCTCTTAGTACCCTGAAGAGCTCTTTTGCGTACTCCTTATTATCTTTAAAGATTATTTTTATGTTAGGTTCAACTGATGGTTCAGATATTCCAATCCATGTCCATTTTTTACTCTGAACTTCTTTCGGCAACTTGCCTAATTCCGCCAGTAATAAAGGTATTTTTGGAGCGTAATGCCGATATCTGGTGCCGGGTGAACGACGTTTGATAGATTCTTCTTCTGTGTAAAAGACTTCTGTTCCCAAAAGTTTTTCTATCTCTTCTTTTGAGATGGCGCCGGGGCGTAAGAGGATGGGGTGCTCCCCTGTTATATCCAAGACAGTGGACTCGACTCCCACGTCCGTTCTGCCTCCGTCTATTATCATTTTTACTTTTTCGCCTAAGTCTGTCCTGACGGTTCTTGCGTCAGTAGGGCTGGGACGTCCACTTTTGTTTGCACTTGGTGCCGCTATTGGAAGATCTGAGAGGCGTATTATCTCAAGTGCTATTCTGTTGTCCGGCATTCTGATTGCTGCCGTAGAAAGACCTCCTCTTGTTGACAGAGGAACTATGTCTTTTGCGGTGAGAACTAGCGAAAGAGGTCCTGGCCAAAATTCCGCCATAAGTTTTTCGGCTCTTTCATTTAAATGGACTAATCTCTCTGCCATCTCGCGACTCGACACGTGCAGTATAAGAGGATTGTCTGAGGGGCGGCCCTTTGCGATGAATATGTTTTTTACGGCTTCCTCGTCAAGCGCATTTGCCCCAAGTCCATACACTGTTTCTGTCGGGAACGCGACCAGTTCTCCAGATTTTATCAGTTCTGCCGCTTCACGATAGAGAGAAAGCTCGCACTCAGTTGTTTGAGCGAAGATATTTTTTAATTTATCTTCCATTTTACTCTTCACTTATGTATTGCCCCTCCATAAAATTCACCATGAAGTTCTCTCTGAACTCTGGGAATTTTCCGTCTATGATGGCCTGTCTTGCCTCTTTCATGAGATTGACAAGGAAATACAGGTTGTGCCATGTGCAGAGGCGTGAAGCCAAAATCTCTCTTGTTGCATAGAGATGTCGAATATATGCACGTGTGTAGTTTCTGCATGT is a genomic window containing:
- the smpB gene encoding SsrA-binding protein SmpB; amino-acid sequence: MPEDKTVAQNRKARHEYFIVESFETGIVLSGTEIKSVRAGQVNIKDGFARVEKGELWLYNVHISPYKMGSYYNKDPMRVRKLLVHRSEIRKLVSKTQEKGLTLIPLKIYIKEGKYAKCELAIAKGKKLYDKRDSDAEKDAARRIDRAIRQEIRGER
- a CDS encoding threonylcarbamoyl-AMP synthase, whose translation is MEDKLKNIFAQTTECELSLYREAAELIKSGELVAFPTETVYGLGANALDEEAVKNIFIAKGRPSDNPLILHVSSREMAERLVHLNERAEKLMAEFWPGPLSLVLTAKDIVPLSTRGGLSTAAIRMPDNRIALEIIRLSDLPIAAPSANKSGRPSPTDARTVRTDLGEKVKMIIDGGRTDVGVESTVLDITGEHPILLRPGAISKEEIEKLLGTEVFYTEEESIKRRSPGTRYRHYAPKIPLLLAELGKLPKEVQSKKWTWIGISEPSVEPNIKIIFKDNKEYAKELFRVLREVEEKDIELIVAEIPEQNGIGIALSDRLKRASES